The Chryseobacterium aureum genome contains a region encoding:
- a CDS encoding type 1 glutamine amidotransferase, translating into MKDIRIALLDMNNNHVNQGFRNIKEISEAFQQHSEENVVIKTFDVRFKDEMPEIGDFDIFISSGGPGNPHREGHDWEDRFAHFLDAVLEHNTYNEDKKYLFLICHSFQLASIHWNLGNICKRKSYSFGVMPVHKTDEGKEEFLFKNLQDPFYAVDSRAYQFIEPNHARFEELGMTVMAIEKFRPHINLERAVMAVRFSEEIFGTQFHPEANPESLIENLKDEKNREAMIENFGMEKYLETMDRIDDEDKIILTRNQILPRFLQFAKKNILKEAESLA; encoded by the coding sequence ATGAAAGATATTCGAATTGCGCTGCTGGACATGAACAACAATCATGTGAACCAAGGCTTCAGAAACATTAAAGAAATTTCCGAAGCATTTCAGCAGCACTCTGAAGAAAATGTGGTCATCAAAACATTTGATGTGAGATTTAAAGATGAAATGCCGGAGATTGGAGATTTTGATATTTTTATTTCTTCCGGCGGACCGGGAAATCCACATCGTGAAGGTCATGACTGGGAAGACAGATTTGCCCATTTTCTAGACGCTGTTCTGGAACATAATACCTACAATGAAGATAAAAAATACCTTTTCCTGATCTGCCATTCTTTCCAGCTGGCAAGCATTCACTGGAATCTGGGAAATATCTGCAAAAGGAAGTCTTACTCTTTCGGAGTAATGCCTGTTCACAAAACGGATGAAGGTAAAGAAGAATTTTTATTCAAAAATCTTCAGGATCCTTTTTATGCAGTAGATTCCAGAGCCTATCAGTTTATAGAGCCCAATCACGCCCGTTTTGAAGAACTTGGAATGACCGTGATGGCAATAGAAAAATTCCGTCCTCATATCAATCTGGAAAGAGCGGTAATGGCAGTTCGTTTTTCGGAAGAAATATTCGGAACCCAGTTTCACCCTGAAGCCAATCCTGAATCGCTGATCGAAAACCTGAAAGATGAAAAAAACAGAGAAGCCATGATTGAAAACTTCGGTATGGAGAAATATCTTGAAACGATGGACAGAATAGATGATGAAGACAAAATTATCCTGACCCGAAACCAGATCCTTCCGAGATTCCTTCAGTTCGCAAAAAAAAACATTTTGAAAGAAGCTGAATCTTTGGCTTAA